The sequence CGTGCCGGTGCCGGTGCACCTGGTCGGCACGGCCGAGGGTGTCCGCGGCGGCGGCGTGCAGGAATTCGTGATGCGCGAACTCGAGGTCGAGTGTCTGCCGACCGATATCCCGAATCACATCGAGGTTGATGTGACCGCCCTGAAGATCGGCGACTCGATTCACGTCAGCGACATCAAGGTGGAGAAGTTTGAGATCGTGACCGATCCGTCGCGCACGATCGTGATCATCTCCGCGCCGACAGTAGTGGCGGCGCCGACGCCGGCCGAGGGTGTCGAGGGCGAAGCCGTTGCGGCGGAAGCCGAGCCGGCCGAACCGGAAGTTATCACCGAGAAGAAGCGCGAAGAAAAAGAGAAGGAAAAGGAAGAGAAAGAGAAGAAGTAAGCTTCATCTCGCATCTCTCAACCCATCGCAGCGGCAGGCCTTCTGGTCTGCCGCTGTTGTTTGTTGGGGGCTCGCACGGCTTCGATCATCACCGCAAGTCGATTTAGCTTTGGCGCTATGATCTTGGCCGACCTCCCGTTTCTATCCTCTTACGCTATTTGACGATGATCTGATCCCCGCGGGAATAACCCAAGTTGTCGTTGGTATCTCCAACAGGTGGTTCCGCCTCAGCAGCTGACTTCAAGACGGTGCAACTTCCAAGAAGGAGGACTCTATGAAACGCAAACTTGCCTTAGTGCTCGCGGCACTGGTCAGCACCCAGGCCGGCCCGCTTGGTGCTGCGACGACGACTGTAGACGCGAAAATCACCGCTGCAACGGTCTACAATGATCGGGCTCTGGTTACGCGCACGGCAACAACCACACTCGCTCGCGGTGATCAAATCCTGATATTCGACGGCATTCCCCTTGCAGCGGAAGAAGTCTCGATCCGGCCGATAATCTCGGGGCCCGACGCAAGCATCTACGGGATCAAACACCGAGTTAAAGACATCGGTGTACCCGACTCCGCCGATCAAGTTCGACTGCAGAGCGTCATCGATAGTCTTGAGAACAACGTCGCCCACCGGATTAGCGATCAAATCGCCATGCTGGAGCGGCAAAGATCAATGCTGGAGGCCTTCGCTGACGGCAGCGGCGAACTCTCGGCGGAAGCCGTGAAAGCCGGCTTCAACGCCGGCAACTGGGCGACCGCGTACGCATTTGTCAGCAGTCGTCTTCCTCCCGTTGTCGACTCGCTGCGCCTGCTCGGCATCCGCCTTAAGTCAGTCAATGAACGAATTCGAGCCATGAAGATTCTGTACCAGGAAAACGTCGCGGTCGCGCGACGCCAGGTCCGGTCGGCAGCAGTTGAGGTGGTGATCGAAACACCCGGTGTCTACGTCGTGGCAATTGAATACGTCGTTCCCAATGCCAGTTGGCGACCGCTTTACCATGCGCGCCTCGGCGACTCGAATTTGGTGGTGATAAGTTGTTTCGGACAGGTGCAGCAACAGACCGGGGAGGATTGGGACGACGTCGAGATTACGCTGTCGACAGCGCAGCCGGGGCGGACCGCTACTCCCGGCGAACTCGTGCCACGACTCCTGAGCGTTCGGGAAGTGATGCAGCAATTCGGTAATGTCCACATCCGCGGCGGCCGCAATAACGAAGTCCAGTTCGTGATCGACGGCGTGGCCTGCATGGATCCAATCGGGGGGCTCTCGGCAACCGAACAGGCCAACTTAAGCGGCGATAACCGCCTCGAGGATCTGATGATCATCAAGGGCGGTCTTGATGCCGAATACGGAAATGGCAATCCGGGGATCGTCAACCCCGCCTATGTTCTTGCCACCGAGTACTCGACACAATTCCGCGTGCGCTCGCGCCAGACGATTCCGTCCGGCGGCGAGGTCGTGCGCACGCCGATCAACGAATGGACCATGGCCGGTGACTCGCGACTCGTGGTCCGGCCGCGCAATCAACTCAACGCTTTCCGCTTTGTCAGCTTGACTAATGAAACCGGCGTGCCGCTGCTGCCGGGCCAGATCAATCTCTTCGCCGGCGCCGACTTCATCGGCTCGTTGAATTCGCCGTTTCTCATCATGCCGACGCAGAAGTTCGAGTTGGCGTTCGGCATCGATGACCGCATCGAGGTCAAGCGCGAGATTGTCAATCAGCGCCGCAGTGCCAACGGCGACAGTCGCAAACTCGAAGAAA comes from Candidatus Zixiibacteriota bacterium and encodes:
- a CDS encoding 50S ribosomal protein L25/general stress protein Ctc, whose product is VPVPVHLVGTAEGVRGGGVQEFVMRELEVECLPTDIPNHIEVDVTALKIGDSIHVSDIKVEKFEIVTDPSRTIVIISAPTVVAAPTPAEGVEGEAVAAEAEPAEPEVITEKKREEKEKEKEEKEKK
- a CDS encoding DUF4139 domain-containing protein, coding for MKRKLALVLAALVSTQAGPLGAATTTVDAKITAATVYNDRALVTRTATTTLARGDQILIFDGIPLAAEEVSIRPIISGPDASIYGIKHRVKDIGVPDSADQVRLQSVIDSLENNVAHRISDQIAMLERQRSMLEAFADGSGELSAEAVKAGFNAGNWATAYAFVSSRLPPVVDSLRLLGIRLKSVNERIRAMKILYQENVAVARRQVRSAAVEVVIETPGVYVVAIEYVVPNASWRPLYHARLGDSNLVVISCFGQVQQQTGEDWDDVEITLSTAQPGRTATPGELVPRLLSVREVMQQFGNVHIRGGRNNEVQFVIDGVACMDPIGGLSATEQANLSGDNRLEDLMIIKGGLDAEYGNGNPGIVNPAYVLATEYSTQFRVRSRQTIPSGGEVVRTPINEWTMAGDSRLVVRPRNQLNAFRFVSLTNETGVPLLPGQINLFAGADFIGSLNSPFLIMPTQKFELAFGIDDRIEVKREIVNQRRSANGDSRKLEETVVITLINHSHNTEKAELEEALPVSSDSRIKVKTKAIVPKGDDSMGQGINRWQLELHPGIESVVSITYEIEHPASLQLLGM